The following proteins are co-located in the Pseudomonadota bacterium genome:
- a CDS encoding sigma-54 dependent transcriptional regulator has protein sequence MAQILIVDDDPFLSEALRRKLVRLGHDASIAKTLADGYSTAKSKDFDVILLDVTMPDGNGLESLPRFRDVPSKPEVMIITGLGNPDGAELAVKHGAWCYLEKAAISREIELPLTRALQFREEKEKTSRVPVVLKRQHIIGNSKNILKSLDLLAKAAASEVNVLIFGETGTGKELFARAIHENSTRAAQSFVVVDCAALPETLVESTLFGHEKGAFTGAVQSRKGLIHQADRGTLFLDEVGELPIHVQKSFLRVLQEKRFIPVGGNKEEGSNFRLVAATNRDLEKMADAGKFRKDLLFRLKSMAIHLPPLRERIGDIQELVQHYVAKFCERYNQETKGFAPEFISALTEYHWPGNVRELIQTLERVIAVAQHHPTLYPNHLPDGIRVQLARAAVKGGKKAVSGDETKSSYTSLPVWREFKDALEIDYLHKLISRCGGNIQAACKYSGLSRARIYQLLNKHGMVQR, from the coding sequence ATAGTCGATGACGACCCGTTTCTGAGTGAAGCTCTGAGACGCAAGCTTGTCCGTCTCGGCCATGACGCTTCAATCGCCAAGACTCTGGCGGATGGCTATTCCACGGCAAAATCAAAAGATTTTGATGTGATATTGCTTGATGTCACCATGCCGGACGGCAATGGTCTGGAGTCTTTACCCAGGTTCAGGGATGTGCCGTCGAAACCGGAAGTTATGATTATCACCGGTCTGGGAAACCCTGATGGCGCAGAACTTGCGGTCAAACATGGCGCATGGTGCTATCTTGAAAAGGCGGCAATCAGCAGGGAGATAGAGCTGCCTCTTACCAGGGCTTTGCAGTTCCGGGAGGAAAAGGAAAAGACCTCCCGGGTCCCTGTTGTATTGAAACGGCAGCACATTATCGGCAACAGTAAAAACATCCTCAAAAGCCTGGATCTGCTTGCCAAGGCCGCCGCCAGTGAAGTCAATGTGCTTATTTTTGGTGAGACCGGCACCGGCAAGGAACTTTTTGCCCGTGCAATTCATGAAAACAGTACACGAGCAGCGCAGAGTTTTGTGGTTGTTGATTGTGCGGCGCTCCCTGAGACTCTAGTGGAAAGCACACTTTTCGGGCACGAAAAAGGGGCCTTCACCGGCGCTGTTCAATCCAGGAAAGGGCTCATTCACCAGGCAGACCGGGGGACTCTTTTTCTGGATGAGGTGGGCGAACTGCCCATTCATGTTCAGAAATCATTTTTGCGGGTTCTCCAGGAAAAAAGGTTCATCCCGGTGGGGGGAAATAAAGAGGAAGGAAGTAATTTCAGACTGGTGGCAGCAACCAACCGGGATCTTGAAAAAATGGCAGATGCAGGCAAGTTCAGGAAAGATCTTCTTTTCAGGCTGAAATCAATGGCAATCCATCTGCCGCCTCTCCGGGAAAGGATTGGAGATATTCAGGAACTTGTCCAGCATTACGTGGCCAAGTTCTGCGAACGCTATAATCAGGAAACAAAGGGGTTTGCTCCGGAATTCATATCTGCGCTTACTGAGTATCACTGGCCGGGGAATGTCAGGGAACTTATTCAAACCCTGGAAAGAGTCATCGCCGTGGCCCAGCATCATCCCACCCTTTACCCCAATCATTTGCCAGATGGAATCAGGGTCCAGTTGGCAAGGGCGGCGGTAAAAGGCGGTAAAAAAGCTGTTTCCGGAGATGAAACCAAAAGCTCTTACACCTCTTTGCCTGTATGGCGGGAGTTCAAGGACGCTCTGGAAATAGATTACCTTCACAAACTTATTTCGCGGTGTGGCGGAAACATCCAGGCCGCCTGCAAATATTCAGGACTTTCAAGAGCCCGGATTTATCAACTCCTGAATAAGCACGGGATGGTACAAAGATGA